In the genome of Spirochaetae bacterium HGW-Spirochaetae-1, one region contains:
- a CDS encoding AMP-dependent synthetase yields MLIHQFLEKNAQRNPDKTAVVFQGARLTYGEINEKANVLANALIKAGLSRNDRVAIFFDNSIESIISIYGVLKAGGIFSTISPTIKSKKLEYIINNLEASFLLSHVSKLASINEIIEQCTTLKKAVIASLPENEEKNNIILWEHFLEGSSPDNPVAKSIDIDLANIIYTSGSTKDPKGVMMTHLSMRSAAQSIIQYLEYNEHDVIIDVLPLSFDYGLYQVIMGFICGATIVLEKSFIYPYQVIDRINKEKVTVFPIVPTILSLLFQLKDLEKISSPDLRCITNTGAALPVSHIKKLHDYFPGVKIYSMYGLTECKRVSYLPPHEILNRPTSVGISMPNQEVFIVDENGNKVGPGIIGELVVRGANVMKGYWKSEEETAARLKPGVLPGEKVLYTGDFFKMDDEGFLYFVSRKDDIIKTRGERVSPKEIENTLHEIDGVAEAAIIPVADEVLGNAIKAFIVRAKDGSVEENDVINYCKANLEVFMVPKYVEFIDSFQKTSSGKIDKKVLK; encoded by the coding sequence ATGTTGATACATCAGTTTCTTGAAAAAAATGCTCAGCGTAATCCTGATAAAACGGCAGTCGTTTTTCAGGGAGCCAGGTTGACCTATGGGGAAATTAATGAAAAGGCCAATGTATTAGCAAACGCTTTAATAAAGGCCGGTTTGTCAAGAAATGACCGGGTAGCAATATTTTTTGATAACTCCATTGAGTCGATAATTTCGATTTACGGAGTTCTCAAAGCAGGCGGTATTTTTTCTACTATAAGTCCTACAATAAAATCAAAAAAACTGGAATATATTATCAATAATCTGGAAGCATCTTTTCTTTTAAGCCATGTATCAAAACTGGCTTCGATTAATGAAATTATAGAGCAATGTACTACTTTAAAAAAGGCGGTTATTGCCTCGCTTCCTGAAAATGAAGAGAAGAACAATATCATACTATGGGAACATTTTCTGGAAGGCTCTAGCCCCGATAATCCTGTTGCTAAAAGTATTGATATAGATCTGGCCAATATAATTTATACTTCAGGCTCAACAAAAGATCCCAAAGGTGTCATGATGACACATTTGAGTATGCGGTCTGCTGCACAATCAATAATTCAATATCTTGAATACAATGAACATGATGTTATAATTGATGTTTTACCCCTTTCTTTTGATTATGGTTTATACCAGGTGATAATGGGTTTCATTTGTGGAGCTACTATCGTGCTTGAAAAATCATTCATTTATCCCTACCAGGTCATTGATCGAATTAATAAAGAAAAAGTTACAGTTTTCCCCATCGTTCCGACTATACTCTCATTATTATTCCAGCTCAAAGATTTGGAAAAAATTTCATCTCCGGATTTGCGTTGCATTACGAATACTGGAGCGGCATTACCCGTCTCACATATAAAAAAGTTGCATGACTACTTTCCAGGGGTAAAAATTTATTCAATGTACGGCCTTACTGAATGTAAAAGAGTTTCCTATCTTCCTCCTCATGAGATATTAAATCGACCCACGTCGGTGGGGATAAGCATGCCCAATCAGGAAGTATTTATTGTTGATGAAAATGGGAATAAAGTAGGTCCTGGTATTATCGGTGAACTGGTGGTCCGGGGAGCCAATGTTATGAAAGGATATTGGAAGTCCGAGGAAGAGACTGCAGCGAGGTTAAAGCCGGGAGTTTTACCGGGAGAGAAAGTATTATACACCGGTGATTTTTTTAAAATGGATGACGAGGGATTTCTGTATTTTGTTTCGCGCAAAGACGATATAATAAAAACCAGAGGGGAAAGAGTAAGCCCGAAGGAAATTGAGAATACTCTGCATGAAATAGATGGTGTTGCAGAAGCTGCGATAATTCCTGTTGCCGATGAAGTGTTGGGAAATGCGATTAAAGCCTTCATTGTTAGAGCGAAGGATGGCTCGGTAGAGGAGAATGATGTTATTAATTATTGTAAAGCGAACCTGGAAGTATTCATGGTACCCAAATATGTAGAGTTTATTGATTCTTTTCAGAAAACCAGTTCAGGGAAGATAGATAAAAAAGTATTAAAATAA
- the prmC gene encoding peptide chain release factor N(5)-glutamine methyltransferase — protein MGVGEKAMMAKHNIANYIEKAKKEIVLLPDKPEETFENTIHALWLAAAGEPVSVMEAMKRELPDLDDEMEQRMRFFYEERLKGKPLAHIIGVQRFMGIDFRVGPGALIPRNETEILGNAVVSLIEELGATEPLTVIDVCTGMGNLALSIASRFRNVKVHGSDISEEAIALAKENVTQLHLQDRVDFCTGDLFEKFMVEPFLQTVDIITCNPPYISTSKVEQMPEEIREYEPREAFSGGTFGITILTRVLNESPQLLKNNGWLCFEVGLGQGEPLMKKIEKMNKYSEIRPYKDSSGNIRAFLLKK, from the coding sequence ATGGGAGTGGGAGAGAAGGCTATGATGGCTAAACATAATATTGCAAATTACATAGAAAAAGCTAAAAAAGAAATAGTACTTTTACCAGACAAGCCTGAGGAAACCTTTGAGAATACAATACATGCTCTTTGGCTGGCCGCTGCAGGTGAACCGGTGTCAGTTATGGAAGCCATGAAAAGAGAATTGCCGGATCTTGATGATGAGATGGAGCAGAGAATGCGATTTTTCTATGAAGAACGCTTGAAAGGGAAGCCCCTGGCCCATATTATAGGAGTTCAGCGATTTATGGGTATTGATTTTCGGGTTGGTCCCGGAGCTCTGATTCCCAGAAATGAAACGGAAATTCTTGGGAATGCAGTAGTGAGTCTGATAGAAGAATTGGGTGCAACGGAACCATTAACTGTTATTGATGTCTGCACCGGTATGGGAAATCTGGCATTATCGATAGCCTCAAGATTTCGCAATGTAAAAGTACACGGCTCGGATATTTCTGAAGAGGCAATAGCGCTGGCAAAAGAAAATGTAACACAACTGCATCTTCAGGACAGGGTTGATTTTTGTACAGGCGATTTGTTTGAGAAATTCATGGTAGAACCTTTTTTACAAACAGTGGATATTATAACATGCAACCCTCCGTATATTTCAACGTCAAAAGTGGAACAAATGCCGGAAGAAATAAGGGAATATGAACCGCGTGAGGCTTTTAGTGGTGGGACCTTCGGCATTACTATACTTACACGAGTACTGAATGAGTCCCCGCAATTATTAAAAAATAACGGGTGGCTTTGTTTTGAAGTTGGTTTAGGGCAGGGTGAGCCATTGATGAAGAAAATTGAAAAAATGAATAAATACTCGGAGATCAGACCCTATAAGGATTCTTCCGGCAATATCCGGGCGTTTCTTCTAAAAAAATAG
- the galE gene encoding UDP-glucose 4-epimerase GalE, protein MKKILVTGGAGYIGSHVVKLLGRAGYDVVVIDNLSTGHRESVLCGELVVGNMGDRGFVDAVLKKHRPDAVLHFAAFIQVGESVEKPIMYYQNNTANTLNFLETLQDNGINKFIFSSTAAVYGIPETVPVSEETPLAPINPYGMSKRFVEQILKDISLASDFKYVALRYFNVAGADPDGELGQKYESATHLITRALKTAKGEFKKLQVYGTDFPTKDGTGVRDYIHVNDLAGAHIMALEYLLAGGKSDIFNLGYGHGFSVREIIDVAKKVTGIDFPVEETGRREGDPPELIADSTKIKNTLHWKPQYDDIEFIIKTAWEWERRL, encoded by the coding sequence ATGAAAAAAATACTTGTTACGGGCGGGGCCGGGTATATCGGGTCCCATGTGGTGAAACTTTTGGGCAGGGCGGGATATGATGTTGTTGTCATCGACAATCTCTCCACGGGACACCGCGAGTCCGTGCTCTGCGGCGAACTTGTCGTGGGGAACATGGGAGACCGGGGCTTTGTGGATGCCGTTCTTAAGAAACACCGTCCCGACGCGGTCCTGCATTTTGCCGCCTTCATCCAGGTCGGTGAGTCCGTGGAAAAACCCATCATGTATTATCAGAATAATACGGCCAATACGCTGAATTTTCTTGAAACACTTCAGGATAACGGCATCAATAAATTCATCTTTTCATCAACGGCCGCCGTGTACGGTATACCTGAAACTGTCCCGGTAAGCGAGGAAACCCCCCTTGCTCCCATCAACCCCTATGGCATGTCAAAACGTTTCGTCGAACAAATCCTTAAGGATATATCCCTCGCCTCGGACTTCAAGTATGTGGCCCTGCGGTACTTCAATGTGGCCGGGGCCGATCCTGACGGTGAACTGGGGCAGAAGTACGAATCGGCCACGCATCTCATCACCAGGGCCCTGAAGACGGCAAAGGGTGAATTCAAAAAACTCCAGGTCTACGGCACGGATTTTCCTACGAAGGACGGCACTGGGGTCCGGGACTATATCCACGTGAACGATCTGGCCGGTGCCCATATTATGGCCCTGGAATACCTGCTGGCGGGCGGAAAGAGCGATATTTTCAACCTGGGTTACGGACACGGATTCTCCGTGCGTGAGATTATCGATGTGGCAAAGAAGGTGACAGGAATTGATTTCCCCGTGGAGGAAACGGGGCGCCGCGAGGGTGATCCGCCGGAACTTATCGCCGACAGCACGAAGATAAAAAACACACTGCACTGGAAACCGCAGTATGATGATATTGAATTTATAATAAAAACGGCATGGGAGTGGGAGAGAAGGCTATGA
- the moaA gene encoding GTP 3',8-cyclase MoaA: protein MLTDSYLRKHDYLRVSITDKCNLRCAYCMPPEGIPFLAHDEVLRNEEFARLIGIFVEMGITKIRFTGGEPLIRKGLMNIIEETRIRFPGLELALTTNGILLDEFLDDLHRLRVQKLNISLDTLSPVRFLEVTRRDELPTVLANIDRALERKFFDIKLNAVLFKETLEELEDLLVYAGERDIVFRFIERMPFSDSDLAASFISSDLLLEKISRMGVMIRNDSRDTAVSNRYDLRMGSGLLVKIGVIPSITHKFCASCNRLRLTADGSLKTCLHSAVEHDLKKALRSGSSDDELKAIIMGAVKDKQGSHKLDCYSADGGCAAVVNSRTMSKIGG, encoded by the coding sequence ATGCTGACCGATTCCTATCTGAGAAAACATGATTACCTGAGGGTATCAATTACCGATAAATGCAACCTCCGGTGTGCATACTGCATGCCCCCCGAAGGCATCCCTTTTCTTGCCCATGATGAGGTCCTTCGTAATGAGGAGTTCGCCCGACTCATCGGGATTTTTGTGGAAATGGGCATTACCAAGATACGCTTCACCGGTGGAGAGCCCCTGATCAGAAAGGGCCTTATGAATATCATTGAAGAGACCAGGATTCGTTTCCCCGGTTTGGAACTTGCCCTTACGACCAACGGTATCCTTCTTGATGAATTTCTTGATGACCTGCACCGGCTTCGCGTACAGAAGCTGAATATCAGTCTGGATACGCTTTCGCCGGTGCGGTTCCTGGAAGTCACCAGGCGCGATGAGCTGCCCACGGTCCTGGCCAACATCGACAGGGCGCTGGAGCGGAAATTCTTTGATATCAAGCTCAACGCCGTTCTTTTCAAGGAAACGCTGGAAGAACTGGAAGACCTGCTGGTTTATGCCGGTGAAAGGGACATCGTTTTCCGCTTCATCGAGCGCATGCCTTTTTCCGATTCGGACCTGGCTGCGTCCTTCATCTCTTCGGACCTGCTCCTGGAAAAAATATCCCGCATGGGCGTTATGATACGCAATGACAGTCGCGACACGGCCGTATCGAACCGGTACGATCTGCGCATGGGCAGCGGGCTCCTGGTAAAAATAGGTGTCATACCCTCCATCACACATAAATTCTGCGCCAGCTGCAACCGGCTGCGTCTGACAGCCGACGGTTCGCTGAAAACCTGTCTCCATTCGGCCGTGGAGCACGACCTGAAAAAAGCGCTCAGATCCGGCAGCAGCGATGATGAACTGAAGGCCATTATCATGGGCGCCGTGAAAGACAAGCAAGGCAGCCACAAACTGGACTGCTATTCCGCCGATGGCGGATGCGCCGCCGTGGTCAACTCCCGGACCATGTCCAAGATCGGCGGGTAG
- the gatA gene encoding Asp-tRNA(Asn)/Glu-tRNA(Gln) amidotransferase GatCAB subunit A (allows the formation of correctly charged Asn-tRNA(Asn) or Gln-tRNA(Gln) through the transamidation of misacylated Asp-tRNA(Asn) or Glu-tRNA(Gln) in organisms which lack either or both of asparaginyl-tRNA or glutaminyl-tRNA synthetases; reaction takes place in the presence of glutamine and ATP through an activated phospho-Asp-tRNA(Asn) or phospho-Glu-tRNA) gives MIIGKSLDCLADLLEKGDITSVEIVREYLDRINTVDPGIHAFLTVPGDELLSAARASDMRRKEGKKLSRFDGIPVAVKDNINTIGVKTTCASRMLENFVPSFNATAYQKMADQGFLLLGKTNMDEFAMGSTTETSGFGPTRNPYDRERVPGGSSGGSAAAVASMMAPAALGSDTGGSIRQPAAFCGVVGIKPTYGRVSRYGLVAFASSLDQIGTFAGNVDGAARMLGVISGIDKKDGTSIDREIDFEPENLALDMNGITIGVPDEYFQGIDGEIADTVRARIETLRSLGARIEKISLKYTEYAIPIYYLIATAEASSNLARYDGVRYGYRSAAATNLESLYLKSRSEGFGTEVKRRIILGTFSLSSGYYDAYYLKALKGRALIIEDFRQAFSKVDAIITPVTTTPAFRLGEMVSDPLQMYMSDILTISANLAGIPGISVPAGLTTGGLPIGLQIMGSHFRERTILSIAKVVEQNSEIRPPAL, from the coding sequence ATGATCATCGGGAAAAGTCTGGATTGTCTTGCCGATCTGCTCGAGAAGGGGGATATTACCTCCGTGGAAATAGTCCGGGAGTACCTGGACCGGATCAATACCGTTGATCCCGGCATTCATGCCTTTTTAACCGTTCCCGGTGATGAGCTCCTTTCAGCTGCCCGGGCGTCGGACATGAGAAGAAAAGAGGGCAAAAAACTGTCCCGTTTCGACGGTATTCCCGTGGCCGTGAAAGACAATATAAATACAATCGGTGTGAAAACCACCTGCGCCTCCAGGATGCTGGAAAACTTTGTTCCTTCCTTCAATGCCACGGCTTATCAGAAAATGGCTGATCAGGGATTTCTCCTTCTGGGGAAAACCAACATGGATGAATTTGCCATGGGTTCCACAACGGAGACATCGGGTTTTGGTCCCACCAGGAATCCCTATGACCGGGAAAGGGTCCCGGGAGGAAGCTCAGGAGGATCGGCCGCAGCAGTGGCTTCCATGATGGCGCCGGCGGCCCTGGGCTCCGATACGGGAGGCTCCATCAGGCAGCCCGCCGCCTTCTGCGGTGTGGTGGGAATCAAGCCGACCTACGGCCGTGTTTCCCGGTACGGCCTCGTCGCCTTCGCCTCGTCCCTTGACCAGATTGGAACCTTCGCGGGAAATGTCGACGGCGCTGCCCGCATGCTCGGTGTTATTTCCGGTATCGATAAAAAAGACGGTACTTCCATCGACCGGGAAATCGATTTCGAACCGGAAAACCTTGCGCTTGATATGAATGGCATAACCATCGGTGTTCCCGATGAATATTTTCAGGGCATAGACGGGGAAATAGCGGATACGGTCAGAGCCAGGATAGAGACCCTGCGTTCCCTGGGGGCACGGATAGAAAAGATATCGTTGAAGTACACGGAGTATGCCATTCCCATATACTATCTCATTGCAACGGCCGAGGCCTCGTCCAACCTGGCCCGCTATGACGGAGTCCGCTACGGATACCGCTCCGCCGCAGCGACGAACCTGGAATCACTGTACCTGAAGTCCCGCAGCGAGGGCTTCGGTACGGAGGTGAAGCGCAGGATCATCCTGGGCACCTTCTCGCTCAGTTCCGGTTACTACGACGCCTATTATCTTAAAGCGCTGAAGGGACGGGCCCTCATCATTGAAGACTTCAGGCAGGCCTTCTCGAAGGTCGATGCCATCATAACGCCTGTTACGACCACGCCGGCCTTCCGGCTCGGCGAAATGGTGAGTGATCCGCTGCAGATGTACATGTCGGACATCCTGACCATTTCGGCCAACCTGGCGGGGATACCGGGAATATCCGTTCCCGCGGGCCTTACGACCGGGGGGCTTCCCATCGGGCTTCAGATAATGGGAAGCCATTTCCGGGAAAGGACTATTTTATCAATAGCAAAGGTTGTTGAGCAAAACAGTGAAATCAGGCCGCCCGCGTTGTAA